From the Bdellovibrio reynosensis genome, one window contains:
- a CDS encoding ABC1 kinase family protein: MAERMRVSFEELGPTFVKLGQLLATRPDLVPEEYVFEFEKLHDRVQPLSFNVVEEVLKDEFGESLYEKFAFIDKEPLGSASIAQAHKARLKTGEEVVIKVQRPGIIQTINDDLNVLYLLADLLITYMPETRPYNPRGIVDEFFRTLEFETNFVVEANNIRRFQENFAAVEYIKVPKVYLDYTTERVLVMEAIPGIPLTQDGALNQENTDPNEIIRRGLRAYLKMVFEDGIFHGDLHAGNFFIMPNNQIGLIDFGVVGRLNIRTQSAIANMLLALSKEDYERLAYEYVDLAPFTDKVNVDMFAKDLRELIAPYFGLTLKNVNLGKILMKSAGIAASHHLQVPTDLMLFFKSVVSIEGMGRKILNDFDFLQHSIEYAGELAKTQYGPQRIANDMAQVARESKSFFDALPRQLTFFLRKINSPDHTFRLKIGEIIELKRSIESSSNLLFLGIIIAALILSASYIFVHDTREHIAGFPTLSFIGYVTAMTLGMIAFLNYIRKP, encoded by the coding sequence ATGGCAGAAAGGATGCGCGTTAGTTTTGAAGAGCTGGGTCCGACGTTTGTTAAATTAGGTCAGCTGCTTGCCACCCGTCCCGATTTGGTTCCTGAAGAATATGTCTTTGAATTTGAAAAGTTGCACGATCGCGTTCAACCGCTTTCATTCAACGTGGTTGAAGAGGTTCTAAAAGACGAATTCGGTGAAAGCCTTTATGAAAAATTCGCCTTCATTGATAAAGAACCTTTAGGTTCTGCAAGTATCGCTCAAGCTCACAAGGCCCGCTTAAAAACCGGCGAAGAAGTCGTAATTAAAGTTCAACGTCCCGGCATTATTCAAACTATCAATGATGATTTGAATGTTCTTTATCTTTTAGCAGATCTTTTAATCACGTACATGCCTGAAACTCGACCATACAATCCCCGTGGAATCGTCGATGAGTTTTTTAGAACCTTGGAATTTGAAACGAACTTCGTGGTTGAAGCGAACAACATCCGTCGCTTCCAAGAAAACTTTGCGGCTGTGGAATATATTAAAGTTCCCAAGGTCTACTTAGACTATACGACCGAAAGAGTCCTTGTCATGGAAGCGATTCCCGGCATTCCTCTGACCCAAGATGGTGCGCTTAACCAGGAAAACACAGATCCCAACGAGATTATTCGGCGTGGATTAAGAGCTTACCTAAAAATGGTTTTTGAAGATGGTATCTTCCATGGCGATCTTCACGCAGGGAACTTCTTTATCATGCCAAATAATCAAATCGGCTTGATCGATTTTGGCGTGGTGGGACGACTTAATATTCGAACTCAATCAGCAATCGCTAATATGCTTTTGGCTTTATCTAAAGAAGACTATGAACGATTAGCCTATGAATATGTCGACTTAGCCCCTTTCACTGACAAGGTGAATGTCGATATGTTCGCTAAAGATTTACGAGAACTGATCGCACCTTACTTTGGTTTGACCCTTAAAAACGTCAACCTAGGTAAGATCCTTATGAAGTCCGCAGGAATCGCCGCAAGTCACCATCTACAAGTACCGACGGATCTGATGCTCTTCTTTAAATCCGTAGTTTCGATTGAAGGCATGGGTCGTAAAATTTTAAATGACTTCGATTTTCTGCAACACTCGATTGAATACGCGGGCGAGTTAGCTAAAACACAATATGGTCCCCAACGGATCGCTAACGACATGGCCCAAGTGGCCAGGGAATCAAAAAGCTTTTTTGATGCTCTTCCTCGGCAACTGACTTTCTTTTTACGCAAAATAAACAGCCCCGACCACACGTTCCGTCTTAAGATTGGTGAAATCATTGAGCTGAAACGGTCCATTGAAAGTTCATCAAACTTATTGTTCCTGGGAATTATCATTGCAGCGCTGATCTTAAGTGCTTCTTATATTTTTGTACATGATACCCGCGAACATATAGCTGGATTTCCTACGCTAAGCTTTATTGGCTATGTGACCGCTATGACCTTAGGCATGATTGCTTTTCTAAATTACATTCGAAAACCCTAA
- a CDS encoding outer membrane beta-barrel protein, which translates to MNKLFNTSLLIVMLLGTTSIAQAVEIDGITVRGEAALNYSMLTPGNDSLPNSSAGDDQVYSLNQAQILLSKETEKMAFMARIAFSPTEYATSPTENENSNFGNLEQIELYYKPSSYLYIGFGRFLTTLGFESSTRMDNLMYLTTIAFSQIVPSFGEGVRAKYIYNDMTVSLTSYNKAPYVAYGDDRKTTKTTELSVSQTMGRASLFAGYLMGTDTNAVSGAKEDKSAASVYASYKLADNFTTALEYESKTSKFEAEAHTRWADSTSLWLVYGLGQHNLGIRYEQVRGANEIGYGPADEINSITVSDKIAVSENLNVYVEYRQDKANEMIFPDEDGVALMKEDAGVLSITGLAYF; encoded by the coding sequence GTGAACAAGTTATTTAATACGTCATTATTAATAGTGATGCTTCTTGGTACGACATCTATTGCACAAGCTGTAGAAATTGACGGTATTACTGTCCGTGGTGAAGCAGCCCTTAACTATTCGATGCTTACACCTGGCAATGATTCACTTCCGAATTCGAGTGCCGGCGACGATCAAGTTTACAGCCTTAACCAGGCACAAATCTTATTGTCTAAAGAAACCGAGAAAATGGCTTTTATGGCTCGTATCGCTTTTTCTCCGACTGAATATGCTACTTCACCCACTGAAAATGAAAATTCAAACTTCGGCAACCTTGAGCAGATCGAACTTTATTATAAGCCTAGTAGCTATCTATATATTGGCTTCGGAAGATTTTTAACTACTTTAGGTTTTGAATCCTCCACCCGTATGGACAACTTGATGTATCTGACGACTATTGCTTTTTCTCAAATTGTTCCGTCCTTTGGTGAAGGTGTGCGCGCCAAATACATATATAATGATATGACGGTGTCTTTGACATCCTATAATAAAGCTCCGTACGTAGCTTACGGCGATGATCGCAAAACTACAAAAACAACAGAGCTTTCAGTTAGCCAAACGATGGGACGCGCTTCTTTATTCGCGGGTTACTTAATGGGTACTGACACAAATGCCGTTAGCGGAGCCAAAGAAGACAAATCTGCTGCCAGCGTTTATGCTTCTTATAAGTTAGCTGACAACTTCACCACAGCACTTGAATACGAATCTAAAACTTCAAAGTTTGAAGCTGAAGCCCATACACGCTGGGCTGATTCGACTTCTTTATGGTTGGTTTATGGATTAGGTCAACACAACTTGGGTATCCGTTATGAACAAGTTCGCGGCGCAAATGAAATTGGCTACGGGCCTGCAGACGAGATCAATTCAATCACAGTCTCTGACAAAATCGCAGTATCAGAAAATTTAAATGTTTACGTGGAATATCGCCAAGATAAAGCCAACGAAATGATCTTCCCTGATGAAGACGGGGTGGCTCTTATGAAAGAAGACGCGGGCGTCCTTTCAATCACGGGCTTAGCTTACTTCTAA
- a CDS encoding flagellin N-terminal helical domain-containing protein: MGLRINTNTASLNAQRVLWGTKIGLDKSMEKLASGFRINRAGDDAAGLAISENLKAQVRGLKQASRNAQDGISLVQVAEGSMNEISSILIRLRELSVQAASDTVGPTERQFLNVEYDQLVSEIDRISEGTEFNGTQLLAGVGSILDFQVGTRNNPEIDRISFDASKADANSAALGVNLTSVADKASAQNALAAIDQAIVSVSAMRADFGAIQNRLQSTVSNIQVSVENMSAANSRIRDVDVAEETSEMTRNNILLQAGTSVLAQANQQANVALGLLNKSFS; encoded by the coding sequence ATGGGTTTACGTATTAACACGAACACTGCTTCGTTAAATGCTCAGAGAGTTCTCTGGGGGACGAAGATCGGTCTAGATAAAAGCATGGAAAAGCTTGCTTCTGGATTCCGAATCAACAGAGCCGGTGACGATGCCGCTGGTCTAGCGATCTCTGAGAACTTAAAAGCTCAAGTTCGCGGTCTTAAACAAGCTTCAAGAAACGCCCAAGACGGTATCTCTCTCGTGCAAGTAGCCGAGGGTTCGATGAACGAGATCTCTTCGATCTTGATTCGTTTAAGAGAATTGTCTGTACAAGCCGCTTCTGACACCGTTGGACCGACAGAACGTCAGTTCCTAAACGTTGAGTACGATCAGCTTGTATCAGAGATCGACCGTATCTCCGAAGGCACAGAGTTCAACGGAACTCAGTTGCTAGCAGGTGTGGGTTCTATCCTGGACTTCCAGGTAGGTACTAGAAATAATCCTGAAATCGACCGTATCTCTTTCGACGCATCAAAAGCTGACGCTAACTCAGCAGCACTTGGTGTAAACTTGACGTCTGTTGCTGATAAAGCTTCTGCACAAAATGCACTAGCAGCAATCGACCAAGCGATCGTAAGTGTTTCTGCGATGAGAGCAGACTTCGGTGCGATCCAAAATCGTCTTCAATCTACAGTTTCAAACATTCAAGTGTCTGTAGAGAATATGTCAGCCGCTAACTCTCGTATCAGAGATGTTGACGTAGCTGAAGAGACGTCTGAAATGACTAGAAATAATATCTTGTTGCAAGCAGGTACTAGCGTACTAGCACAAGCCAACCAACAAGCTAACGTAGCACTTGGACTCTTGAACAAATCGTTCTCTTAA
- a CDS encoding phospholipase C/P1 nuclease family protein, protein MKSLIIVGALLISSQAFAWGGRGHHSICSAASFLVKEPGLKEYLQHKPQMMGHLCNMPDFYWKSLGSEANKLGNPTHFVDIEVIGLKVKDIPTDYKKIVDEFTGRPNKFKNDGSTIKSIPNEFGSSWWRADQFMRMIEGLAKGFASAVAPANFKEEQNNELPYNKLSYDMIVAMGLMGHFVGDNAQPFHTSADYDGYAVGHGGIHAYFEDAVVGQFDGDLEALILKEARGMKNPSFLKPATAVEKMKALSQISFEEIPKILKMDPIKKKSTLVKEKGMEIKTAAEREPAQVAFKKMKPLIVTEMARASVLLANLWDEAYVKAGRPKIGAYKSYKYPFTVDFVAPDYYPTEVKEEKK, encoded by the coding sequence ATGAAAAGTTTGATTATTGTTGGTGCACTTTTGATTTCATCACAAGCTTTTGCCTGGGGTGGCCGCGGTCATCATTCGATCTGCAGTGCTGCTAGCTTTTTGGTAAAAGAGCCAGGTTTAAAAGAATACCTTCAGCACAAACCACAGATGATGGGGCACCTTTGCAACATGCCTGATTTTTATTGGAAAAGTTTGGGTTCTGAAGCGAACAAACTTGGTAATCCTACGCACTTTGTTGATATTGAAGTGATTGGATTAAAAGTGAAAGACATTCCGACGGACTATAAAAAGATCGTTGATGAATTCACAGGCAGACCCAATAAATTTAAAAACGATGGCTCTACTATCAAATCCATCCCCAACGAATTTGGTTCTTCTTGGTGGAGAGCCGATCAGTTCATGCGGATGATTGAAGGCCTTGCAAAAGGTTTTGCTTCGGCTGTGGCCCCAGCAAACTTTAAGGAAGAGCAGAACAATGAACTTCCTTACAACAAACTTTCATATGACATGATTGTGGCGATGGGATTGATGGGTCACTTTGTTGGTGATAACGCTCAACCCTTTCACACTTCCGCAGACTATGATGGATATGCTGTGGGTCACGGTGGCATCCATGCTTACTTTGAAGATGCCGTTGTTGGTCAGTTCGATGGCGATCTTGAAGCATTGATTTTAAAAGAAGCGCGGGGGATGAAAAATCCTAGCTTCCTAAAACCTGCGACTGCAGTTGAAAAAATGAAAGCTCTAAGCCAAATTTCTTTTGAAGAGATCCCAAAGATTTTGAAAATGGATCCGATCAAAAAGAAATCTACCTTGGTAAAAGAAAAAGGCATGGAGATTAAAACTGCAGCTGAACGTGAACCAGCCCAAGTGGCATTTAAAAAGATGAAACCACTTATTGTCACTGAAATGGCGCGCGCTTCTGTGTTGTTAGCAAATCTTTGGGATGAAGCTTATGTAAAAGCAGGTCGTCCTAAGATCGGAGCTTACAAATCCTACAAATATCCGTTCACGGTGGATTTTGTCGCTCCAGATTACTACCCAACTGAAGTGAAAGAAGAAAAGAAGTAG
- a CDS encoding LysR family transcriptional regulator, translating to MQQLYYELSVLSKAVHFKNLSAAALHVGLSQPQLSRIIAKIEDELKIVLLDRSAKRKSGWTGVAFQLAEIFEKSIRRLELEMQGISNNQMVAELHIGTLEGLSDFALKTCRLCFEEVGVKKITLDIFDLNELEANFLSGNLDLIFTSKTPGRQKFKYLEELGFQKLEKIESNTNFAVLSTFEYGRANKKELEDYPHLFVSNSLAMRKSWLENHGGTGHVPTEAKKGRAKDAEPVLMIGSELLSPVLWENITAAIER from the coding sequence GTGCAACAACTGTATTATGAACTAAGCGTTTTATCTAAAGCTGTGCATTTTAAAAATCTTTCGGCGGCGGCCCTGCATGTCGGCTTAAGCCAGCCGCAGCTTTCAAGAATTATTGCTAAGATCGAAGATGAATTGAAAATTGTTTTATTAGATCGTTCAGCAAAGCGCAAATCGGGTTGGACTGGCGTGGCTTTTCAATTAGCAGAGATCTTTGAAAAATCCATCCGTCGCCTTGAACTTGAAATGCAAGGTATCAGCAATAATCAAATGGTCGCAGAACTGCATATCGGTACCTTAGAAGGTCTTTCCGACTTTGCACTAAAAACTTGCCGACTGTGTTTTGAAGAAGTGGGCGTAAAGAAAATTACTTTGGATATTTTTGATTTAAATGAATTAGAAGCCAATTTTCTTTCGGGCAATTTGGATTTGATTTTCACTTCTAAGACCCCTGGACGTCAGAAATTCAAATATCTTGAAGAGCTTGGATTTCAAAAGCTTGAAAAAATTGAATCCAACACTAACTTTGCTGTTTTAAGTACCTTTGAATACGGCAGAGCCAACAAAAAAGAACTTGAGGATTATCCCCACCTTTTTGTTTCTAACTCTTTAGCTATGAGAAAATCTTGGTTAGAAAACCATGGCGGCACAGGACACGTGCCCACGGAAGCAAAAAAAGGACGGGCCAAGGATGCTGAACCCGTCCTTATGATTGGATCTGAATTATTAAGCCCTGTGCTTTGGGAAAACATCACAGCGGCGATCGAAAGATAA
- a CDS encoding flagellin N-terminal helical domain-containing protein: MGLRIGTNVAALNAQKNLYMTNINANKSMARLASGMRINQAADDAAGLAISENLKGQIRGIRQANRNANDGISLVQVAEGSLNEVSNMLIRLRELGVQASSDTIGETERKFLDVEYQQLKSEIQRVTESTQFNGYELLNGTGGNIDIQVGVNNDPFRDRISFNSGAANSSIEALGLTAESVGTKESAQLSLNTIDSAMTSINAIRANFGALQNRLVSTSNNLLIADENLSAANSRIRDTDVAAETSEMTRNNILLQAGVSVLGQANQGQQLALKLLG, encoded by the coding sequence ATGGGATTAAGAATCGGTACCAACGTGGCAGCATTGAATGCACAAAAAAATCTGTACATGACAAACATCAATGCTAACAAATCAATGGCAAGATTGGCTTCAGGAATGAGAATCAATCAAGCAGCAGACGATGCCGCGGGACTTGCAATCAGTGAAAACCTCAAAGGTCAAATTAGAGGTATTCGCCAGGCAAACAGAAATGCCAACGATGGTATTTCACTTGTCCAAGTCGCTGAAGGTAGCTTGAACGAAGTTTCAAATATGCTCATTCGTTTAAGAGAATTGGGTGTACAAGCTTCATCTGACACGATTGGTGAAACAGAAAGAAAGTTTTTGGATGTTGAGTATCAACAATTGAAATCTGAGATTCAGCGCGTGACCGAATCAACTCAGTTCAATGGTTATGAGTTACTTAACGGTACTGGCGGAAACATTGATATTCAAGTGGGCGTGAACAACGACCCTTTCCGCGACAGAATCAGTTTTAACTCCGGGGCAGCCAATTCATCAATTGAGGCTTTGGGATTAACAGCTGAATCCGTCGGAACGAAAGAGTCAGCGCAACTAAGTTTGAATACGATCGACAGTGCAATGACATCGATCAACGCGATTCGCGCGAATTTCGGTGCCCTACAAAATCGTCTAGTATCAACATCGAATAACTTGTTGATCGCGGATGAAAACTTGTCGGCAGCAAATTCTCGAATCAGAGATACTGATGTCGCAGCAGAGACGTCTGAGATGACAAGAAATAATATCTTGTTGCAAGCAGGGGTTTCAGTGCTTGGCCAAGCTAACCAAGGACAACAATTAGCTCTTAAACTATTGGGCTAA
- the rnr gene encoding ribonuclease R: MQKKQLLNGTIKRHPDGFGFFIPEDVEHPDVYIPRHSMEGVMTNDKVSIEVFPEKGTDRFRGEIVKIISRGTKTVVGRFYQMNDRIGAIRDEGKGWGQDLKIKLEDSQGAKDKELVAAEIITYPEEGKSFTGKVTEVIGDALDPLTDIKRVILSNNIPQNFSRATLEEAEEFSELPDEKDFKDRVDLRDKNLITIDGATAKDFDDAVHVEMTEEGFLLYVAIADVSHYVKIGTAIDKDAYERGTSVYFPNFVVPMLPEVLSNGLCSLNPHVPRLCLVAEMLFDYTGEMKKSRFYEGVMESKARVTYGEAQEIIDGNDIEKFAHVKENILRLSDLAKILMVKRFKEGSLDLEIPETELVIDGAGVPIDIQRSERLFSHRLIEEMMLAANVAVAKFLMSREIPALYRIHEPPNEMAIRLLEKYLASFGGKTKLGQGKLQKRLTKALEEFENRPEAQILNILTLRAMSQAKYSMNNVGHFGLGFEDYTHFTSPIRRYPDLIVHRLIKNQVMPNSKYRLMSEDDLASAGTILSAAEQRSTKAERQVQSIKKARFMQKFVGQEFDGMISSVAKFGIFVLLREYDIDGLVRLEDLGGERFEFDEESLRLVAKKSGFSYNIGDAIKIQVTAADPELGQINFAIPGLEARKGGYEKETSAEISASRFLKKLHRKDEEIRGKKSGKPGEGRHRDERRGEDRRSGEDRRQSERRGPEKLGFGKNKEREPQQHHGKGGKSAFFRDSRQEERGQQQKIEKAHRSMGLKPEPREDRESKPDENLLRMILGPDAYRKNNGEERKEVAKNTGKETSAKDKPKLSKKLIFAEKSKLRDNEDYDTSEDRNPDRKDTKKRSTPKNDSRGVRKTRVSPGRGKGSAR; encoded by the coding sequence ATGCAAAAGAAACAACTCCTGAACGGCACCATTAAAAGACATCCAGACGGATTCGGCTTTTTTATTCCTGAAGACGTAGAACATCCTGATGTCTATATCCCACGCCATAGCATGGAAGGCGTGATGACGAACGACAAGGTGTCCATCGAAGTCTTTCCAGAAAAGGGAACGGACCGTTTCCGTGGTGAAATCGTTAAAATTATCTCTAGAGGAACTAAAACTGTTGTAGGCCGTTTTTATCAAATGAACGACAGAATCGGCGCCATCCGTGATGAAGGAAAAGGCTGGGGCCAGGACCTTAAAATCAAACTTGAAGATTCCCAAGGTGCCAAAGATAAAGAGTTAGTTGCAGCCGAAATCATTACGTATCCCGAAGAAGGAAAATCGTTCACCGGTAAAGTCACTGAAGTCATCGGTGATGCCTTAGATCCTTTAACGGACATCAAACGAGTCATTTTATCTAATAATATTCCACAGAATTTTTCTCGCGCGACTTTAGAAGAAGCTGAAGAATTTAGCGAACTTCCAGATGAAAAAGATTTTAAAGACCGCGTCGATTTGCGTGATAAAAATCTTATCACCATCGACGGAGCTACTGCCAAAGACTTCGACGATGCCGTTCATGTGGAAATGACCGAAGAAGGTTTCTTATTATATGTCGCAATCGCTGACGTAAGCCATTACGTAAAAATTGGTACCGCCATTGATAAAGACGCTTACGAACGTGGAACATCCGTTTACTTCCCAAACTTTGTGGTGCCGATGCTGCCTGAGGTTCTAAGTAATGGACTGTGTTCGTTAAATCCCCACGTACCTCGCCTATGCTTAGTTGCTGAGATGCTTTTTGATTATACTGGCGAAATGAAAAAATCGCGCTTTTACGAAGGTGTGATGGAAAGCAAGGCGCGAGTAACTTACGGTGAAGCCCAAGAAATTATCGACGGTAACGATATTGAAAAATTCGCCCACGTTAAAGAAAATATTCTTCGCCTGTCGGATCTAGCAAAAATCTTAATGGTTAAAAGATTTAAAGAAGGATCTTTAGATCTTGAAATCCCCGAAACAGAACTGGTGATCGATGGAGCTGGCGTTCCTATTGACATTCAACGTTCGGAACGACTTTTTTCTCACCGTTTGATTGAAGAAATGATGTTGGCGGCCAACGTCGCCGTCGCTAAATTCTTAATGAGCCGAGAAATCCCAGCCCTTTACCGCATCCATGAACCTCCGAATGAAATGGCCATTCGATTGCTTGAAAAATACCTGGCAAGCTTTGGCGGTAAAACCAAACTGGGCCAAGGTAAATTGCAAAAGCGTTTAACCAAAGCTCTTGAAGAATTTGAGAACCGTCCTGAAGCACAGATCTTAAATATCTTAACTTTAAGAGCGATGAGCCAAGCCAAATACAGCATGAACAATGTGGGTCACTTTGGTTTGGGCTTTGAAGATTACACTCACTTTACTTCGCCGATCCGTCGTTATCCTGATTTGATTGTACATAGACTTATCAAGAATCAGGTGATGCCGAATTCGAAGTACAGACTGATGAGTGAAGATGACTTAGCAAGTGCCGGTACAATTTTATCAGCAGCAGAACAACGTTCAACGAAAGCCGAACGCCAAGTTCAGTCGATTAAAAAAGCCCGCTTCATGCAAAAGTTTGTGGGCCAAGAGTTTGATGGAATGATCAGCTCGGTCGCTAAGTTTGGTATCTTTGTTTTACTTCGTGAATACGATATTGACGGCTTAGTTCGTCTAGAAGACTTAGGTGGCGAACGTTTCGAATTCGATGAAGAAAGTCTGCGCTTGGTAGCTAAAAAATCAGGTTTTTCATACAACATCGGTGATGCCATCAAAATTCAAGTGACTGCTGCTGATCCAGAACTAGGGCAAATCAACTTTGCAATCCCCGGTTTAGAAGCTCGCAAAGGAGGCTATGAAAAAGAAACCTCTGCAGAGATATCAGCAAGTCGCTTCCTTAAGAAACTGCATCGTAAAGATGAAGAAATTCGCGGGAAAAAGTCTGGTAAACCAGGCGAAGGACGTCACCGTGATGAACGTCGCGGTGAAGACCGCCGTTCTGGCGAAGATCGTCGTCAGTCAGAGCGTCGCGGCCCAGAAAAACTTGGTTTTGGAAAAAACAAAGAGCGTGAGCCACAACAACACCACGGTAAGGGTGGAAAATCCGCTTTCTTCCGCGATTCACGACAAGAAGAACGGGGCCAACAACAAAAAATCGAAAAAGCACATCGATCTATGGGTCTTAAACCTGAACCGCGTGAAGATCGCGAAAGCAAACCAGATGAAAATCTTTTAAGAATGATTCTAGGCCCAGATGCTTATCGCAAAAACAACGGTGAAGAACGTAAAGAAGTGGCTAAAAATACTGGCAAGGAAACCTCTGCTAAGGACAAGCCAAAGCTTAGTAAGAAATTGATATTTGCCGAAAAGTCTAAACTCCGAGATAATGAGGACTATGACACCTCTGAAGACCGGAACCCAGATCGGAAAGACACTAAAAAACGCAGCACGCCTAAGAACGATAGTAGGGGTGTTCGCAAAACACGGGTTTCACCAGGTCGCGGAAAAGGTTCAGCTCGGTAA
- a CDS encoding HD domain-containing protein: MEIRDPVHGSIFYSDQEVAVLDTVEYQRLRAIKQLGYAEFSFPGATHNRYIHSVGVGHLAGETFDSIFKVYPFSKPSVKTRYRQVLRLAALLHDVGHGPLSHTTEQVMPHLSELNIKLYKEQEQYGEEAHTVMNHNRRANHEDYTIKYVTDSTIAETISKQFTDIQPIHVACLIDKALHCPDDFFIDGGVDFRPVLSQLVSSELDVDRMDYLERDSYFCGTNYGKIDVAWLIQNLTFHRRDNRMYLALNRRALYSFDDFLISRHHMHLMVYCHHKSIIYEEMLNRYLTSPDCTFVLPGDIEQYTHYNDYRLHEHLRSVANPWAQRIAQRKPFKVLIEQHNTSESEKPELMKKALESQGMEVIRTSSKARLSKYHTASPEERALQIYVVDQYDRWAQPAPINQTTEIFQRYEGARIIDRIYVAPENIEKADKILKGLNLA; encoded by the coding sequence ATGGAGATCAGAGATCCTGTTCATGGTTCAATTTTTTATTCTGATCAAGAGGTGGCTGTATTAGATACAGTTGAATATCAACGTCTTCGCGCAATCAAACAACTTGGTTATGCTGAATTTAGTTTTCCAGGTGCCACACACAATCGTTACATTCACTCTGTCGGCGTAGGTCATCTTGCTGGTGAAACTTTTGATTCTATTTTTAAAGTTTATCCATTCTCTAAACCCTCTGTGAAAACTCGCTATCGCCAAGTTCTGCGTTTAGCAGCTTTGCTTCACGATGTGGGCCACGGGCCACTAAGCCACACCACTGAACAAGTGATGCCTCACCTTTCAGAGCTGAATATCAAGCTTTATAAAGAGCAAGAGCAGTATGGCGAAGAAGCGCATACGGTAATGAACCACAACCGTCGCGCGAATCACGAAGACTACACAATTAAGTACGTTACTGATTCCACAATCGCTGAAACAATTTCGAAGCAGTTCACGGACATCCAACCTATTCACGTAGCCTGCTTAATTGATAAAGCCCTGCACTGCCCTGATGATTTTTTTATCGATGGTGGAGTTGATTTTAGACCGGTACTAAGTCAGCTAGTGTCTAGCGAGCTTGATGTGGACCGCATGGACTATCTTGAAAGAGACAGTTACTTCTGTGGAACTAACTACGGCAAGATCGACGTAGCTTGGTTGATTCAGAATCTGACCTTCCACCGTCGCGACAATAGAATGTACCTAGCCTTAAACCGCCGTGCGCTTTATTCCTTCGATGACTTTTTGATTTCCCGCCATCACATGCATTTAATGGTGTATTGCCATCACAAAAGCATTATCTATGAAGAAATGCTGAATCGTTATCTCACATCCCCAGACTGTACCTTCGTTTTACCTGGGGATATCGAGCAGTACACGCACTATAACGATTACCGCCTGCACGAACACTTAAGAAGTGTCGCAAACCCTTGGGCGCAAAGAATCGCCCAACGTAAGCCATTTAAAGTGTTAATCGAACAGCACAATACTTCTGAATCAGAAAAGCCAGAGCTGATGAAAAAGGCTTTGGAATCACAAGGCATGGAAGTGATCAGAACAAGCTCTAAGGCCCGTTTATCTAAGTACCATACCGCTTCACCCGAAGAGCGTGCTTTGCAAATTTACGTGGTTGATCAATACGACCGATGGGCGCAACCGGCACCGATTAATCAAACTACTGAAATTTTCCAACGCTATGAAGGGGCCCGCATCATTGATCGTATTTACGTGGCCCCAGAGAATATCGAAAAGGCTGATAAGATTTTAAAAGGCTTAAATCTAGCTTAA
- a CDS encoding EamA family transporter — protein MRQHLLPLGLLLIAMLSIQYGASIAKQFFPLAGAAGTTALRVSFSAIMLFIVGRAWKHNISKGNFFILLAYGLSLGLMNLTFYFALERIPLGIAVAIEFIGPLSVAVLASKKRVDLLWVALAALGIYLILPTSEYSGSLDPIGILFVLCAALFWALYIVFAKAAGKHGSSLQVSAWGMVFAALSVLPFGIFLEGDRIKNPSLWPMGLAIALLSSAIPYSLEMKAMRNIPAKTFGILMSLEPVVATVIGTIFLKETLEPIQWAAIFCIVIASAGTSLSHS, from the coding sequence ATGCGCCAACATCTTTTACCTTTGGGTTTGTTATTGATAGCAATGCTTTCAATTCAGTATGGTGCTTCGATTGCAAAGCAATTCTTCCCACTTGCAGGTGCCGCCGGAACCACTGCTTTACGCGTTTCATTTTCAGCCATCATGTTATTCATCGTCGGCAGGGCTTGGAAACATAATATTTCCAAGGGAAACTTTTTTATCCTTCTCGCGTATGGTCTTTCCCTAGGTTTGATGAACCTGACGTTCTATTTTGCCCTAGAAAGAATTCCTTTGGGAATTGCAGTGGCGATTGAGTTCATTGGTCCATTATCAGTAGCAGTTTTAGCTTCTAAAAAGCGAGTGGACCTGCTTTGGGTCGCCTTGGCAGCCCTAGGAATATATTTAATTCTTCCAACATCAGAATATAGCGGAAGCTTAGATCCCATCGGCATCCTCTTTGTCTTATGTGCAGCTCTATTTTGGGCGCTTTATATCGTATTTGCCAAAGCCGCAGGTAAGCACGGCTCTAGTTTGCAAGTATCAGCATGGGGAATGGTGTTCGCAGCACTTTCAGTGTTACCCTTTGGAATCTTCTTAGAAGGGGACAGGATCAAAAACCCAAGCCTGTGGCCAATGGGTTTAGCCATCGCTTTATTATCAAGCGCCATTCCCTATTCGCTAGAAATGAAGGCGATGAGAAATATCCCCGCAAAAACCTTCGGCATTCTAATGTCGCTAGAGCCAGTGGTCGCAACAGTAATAGGAACTATTTTTTTAAAGGAAACATTAGAACCGATACAGTGGGCTGCGATTTTTTGTATTGTTATAGCTTCGGCAGGAACTTCTTTAAGTCATAGTTAG